A window of the Chloroflexota bacterium genome harbors these coding sequences:
- the secA gene encoding preprotein translocase subunit SecA: MLNKLTGLLRDSPARTMRRHSRLVERANALAGEFRRLDDAGLAGVTGRLREQLQRGRSLDDLRAEAFAAVRESTERTIGDRQFDVQIVGAAVLHEGAVAEMKTGEGKTYVAPLAAYLNALPGEGVHVVTVNDYLARRDRDWMGPVLERLGMTVGVIAADMEVSLRRQAYASDVTYGTNNEIGFDYLRDNMVQRLEDRVQRGLNFAIVDEVDNILIDEARTPLIISGQIAESTALYQNFAAIVSPFREDRDYEIDHKQRAVYPTDEAIDKVERRLRIKNIYAEGNYQLLHYLQQALRAKALYHRGRDYVLYRDGAVVDARDVRAEIVIVDEFTGRMMHGRRFGEGLHQAIEAKEHVQIQAETRTMATITFQNLFRAYAKLAGMTGTAKTEEEELHKIYGLRVREIPTNAPMVRRDHTDLVYKTKAAKNRAVVAEIARLNRQNRPVLVGTTSIESSEHLGRMLRVEKIPHQLLNARFHAQEAEIVAEAGQPGAVTIATNMAGRGTDIKLGPDVAELGGLFVLGTERHESRRIDNQLRGRSGRQGDPGESRFFVSLEDDLMLRFRSDRVAGVMERLGISEDVPIENKIITRSIESAQSRVESQNFDIRRHVVEFDDVINRQRQVVYRQRGGYLDRDLDPEAQIGAMLADEIAELVESHELDAESDPDDIAAAARNLTMLLNLPEPFDWNNLIDQDRSAITSAFESAADAAHRAKFAEINPELLPPALRWIMVQTLDLLWVEHLTGIEELRQGIGLVSIGQQNPLVEFRRHAFAMFGQLQDTLRRESLQRFFRLQPAAQVERESVLTNQALKAGRAAAPAGRGQAQARQPGPNRSQRRAARRRGPPPPAAPAGGGGGLKNGGGGGGWRGGGGGGG, from the coding sequence ATGCTGAATAAATTAACCGGCCTGCTACGTGATAGTCCGGCCCGGACCATGCGCCGCCACTCCCGCCTGGTCGAGCGCGCCAACGCGCTGGCTGGCGAGTTCCGCCGGCTCGACGACGCCGGGCTGGCCGGCGTGACCGGGCGGCTGCGCGAGCAGCTGCAACGGGGGCGGTCGCTGGACGATCTGCGCGCCGAGGCGTTCGCCGCGGTGCGCGAGTCGACCGAGCGCACGATCGGCGACCGCCAGTTCGACGTGCAGATAGTCGGTGCCGCGGTCCTCCACGAGGGCGCGGTGGCGGAGATGAAGACGGGCGAGGGCAAGACGTACGTCGCCCCGCTGGCGGCCTATCTGAACGCGCTGCCCGGCGAGGGCGTGCACGTGGTTACCGTCAACGACTACCTGGCCCGCCGCGACCGCGATTGGATGGGGCCGGTCCTGGAGCGCCTGGGAATGACGGTGGGGGTGATCGCCGCCGACATGGAAGTTAGTCTCCGCCGCCAGGCCTACGCCAGCGACGTCACCTACGGGACCAACAACGAGATCGGATTCGACTACCTGCGCGACAACATGGTCCAGCGGCTCGAGGACCGCGTCCAGCGGGGACTCAATTTCGCCATTGTTGATGAAGTCGACAACATCCTGATCGACGAGGCGCGGACCCCGTTGATCATTTCCGGGCAGATCGCCGAGTCGACCGCGCTGTATCAGAACTTCGCCGCGATCGTGAGCCCGTTCCGGGAAGACCGCGACTACGAGATAGATCACAAGCAGCGGGCCGTCTATCCGACCGATGAGGCCATCGACAAGGTCGAACGGCGTCTGCGCATCAAGAACATCTACGCCGAGGGCAACTACCAGCTGCTGCACTACCTGCAGCAGGCGCTGCGGGCCAAGGCACTGTATCACCGCGGTCGCGACTACGTTCTTTACCGCGACGGCGCGGTGGTCGATGCCCGCGACGTTCGGGCCGAGATCGTCATAGTCGACGAATTCACCGGGCGGATGATGCACGGCCGCCGGTTCGGAGAGGGCCTGCACCAGGCGATTGAGGCCAAGGAGCACGTGCAGATTCAGGCCGAGACCCGCACCATGGCCACGATCACCTTCCAGAACCTGTTCCGCGCCTACGCGAAGCTGGCCGGCATGACCGGAACCGCCAAGACCGAGGAAGAGGAACTGCACAAGATCTACGGGCTGCGGGTTCGCGAAATCCCCACCAACGCCCCGATGGTCCGGCGCGACCACACCGATCTGGTCTACAAGACCAAGGCGGCCAAGAACCGGGCCGTGGTCGCCGAGATCGCCCGGCTGAACCGGCAAAACCGACCGGTCCTGGTCGGGACGACGTCGATCGAGTCCTCGGAGCACCTGGGGCGGATGCTGCGCGTCGAAAAAATTCCGCATCAGCTGCTCAACGCCCGCTTCCACGCCCAGGAAGCGGAAATCGTGGCCGAAGCCGGCCAGCCGGGGGCGGTAACGATCGCCACCAACATGGCCGGCCGCGGCACGGACATCAAACTCGGGCCGGACGTCGCCGAACTGGGCGGACTGTTCGTGCTGGGTACCGAGCGCCACGAGTCAAGGCGGATCGACAACCAGTTGCGCGGCCGCTCCGGACGCCAGGGCGACCCCGGCGAATCTCGCTTCTTCGTCTCGCTCGAGGACGACCTCATGCTCAGGTTCCGCTCCGACCGGGTCGCCGGCGTGATGGAGCGCCTTGGCATATCCGAGGACGTGCCGATCGAGAACAAGATCATCACCCGGTCGATTGAATCGGCGCAAAGCCGGGTGGAATCGCAAAACTTTGACATCCGGCGCCACGTGGTCGAGTTCGATGACGTGATCAATCGTCAGCGCCAGGTCGTTTATCGCCAGCGCGGCGGTTACCTTGACCGGGACCTTGACCCCGAGGCCCAGATAGGCGCGATGCTCGCCGATGAGATCGCCGAATTGGTGGAAAGCCACGAGCTCGACGCCGAGTCCGATCCGGACGACATCGCCGCCGCGGCCCGCAACCTGACGATGCTGCTGAATCTTCCCGAACCCTTCGATTGGAACAATCTGATCGACCAGGATCGGTCCGCGATCACTTCCGCTTTCGAGTCGGCGGCCGACGCGGCCCACCGGGCCAAATTCGCCGAAATCAACCCCGAATTGCTGCCGCCGGCGCTGCGCTGGATCATGGTCCAGACCCTGGACCTGCTCTGGGTGGAGCACCTGACCGGCATAGAAGAGCTGCGCCAGGGAATCGGCCTGGTCTCGATCGGGCAGCAGAACCCGCTGGTGGAGTTCCGGCGCCACGCGTTCGCGATGTTCGGCCAGTTGCAGGACACCCTGCGGCGCGAGAGCCTGCAGCGGTTCTTTCGGCTGCAGCCGGCGGCGCAGGTGGAGCGCGAAAGCGTGCTGACCAACCAGGCGCTCAAAGCCGGCCGTGCGGCCGCGCCGGCCGGCCGTGGCCAAGCGCAGGCGCGGCAGCCCGGCCCCA
- the dnaB gene encoding replicative DNA helicase has protein sequence MSTNDLRVPPHSEDAERSVLGSLLLDPQGITKIADFLSESDFYRQPHRLIYRAIESLAARNQPADLMLVIDELERSENLDAVGGAGYLGMLGHEVPTSVNVRYYAEIVKRNATLRQVIDGAQALSDLAYARGADADAVVSRAQELLFQLAANTDSGNYQHVRDLLGPFVDDLLKRREEGQLLAGVHTGFTRLDEILGGFQASDLITVAARTGIGKTSFLLNIAWRAASLHDVPVAIFTLEVSPKQLTQRLLSMQTRIDSTKLRDADLTDEEFGIVGIEAGNLSEVPIYLDDTPALTELQLRSKARRLKLDHHIGLVIIDYLQLMRPHREQENRVQQISQITRALKQLARELDVPVIAGAQLSRAIEMRTQQRPRLSDLRESGSIEQDSDVVIFLYPEGGDLPHSGPVELTIEVAKHRHGQTGIVDAIFVREFGHFLAREPAPQY, from the coding sequence ATGAGCACCAACGACCTGCGCGTTCCTCCGCACAGCGAGGATGCCGAGCGCTCCGTACTGGGCTCGCTCCTGCTCGACCCGCAGGGCATCACCAAGATCGCCGATTTCCTTTCCGAGTCGGACTTCTACCGGCAACCGCACCGACTCATTTACCGGGCGATCGAGAGCCTGGCGGCGCGCAACCAGCCTGCCGACCTGATGCTCGTCATCGACGAGCTGGAGCGGTCCGAAAACCTCGACGCGGTCGGCGGCGCGGGATATCTGGGCATGCTGGGCCACGAGGTCCCCACATCGGTCAACGTCCGCTATTACGCCGAAATCGTCAAGCGCAACGCGACCCTGCGCCAGGTAATCGACGGCGCCCAAGCACTGTCCGACCTCGCCTACGCCCGGGGGGCGGACGCCGATGCGGTGGTCTCCCGCGCCCAGGAACTGCTCTTTCAACTGGCCGCCAATACCGATTCGGGCAACTACCAGCACGTCCGCGACCTGCTGGGCCCCTTCGTCGACGATCTGTTGAAGCGGCGCGAGGAGGGCCAACTGCTGGCCGGGGTTCACACCGGGTTCACCCGCCTGGACGAAATCCTGGGGGGATTCCAGGCGTCAGACTTGATTACGGTCGCGGCCCGGACCGGGATAGGCAAGACTTCGTTTTTGCTCAACATCGCCTGGCGCGCGGCCAGCCTGCACGACGTTCCGGTGGCAATCTTTACGCTGGAGGTCTCGCCCAAGCAGTTGACGCAACGGCTGCTAAGCATGCAGACCCGAATCGACTCGACCAAGCTGCGCGACGCCGACCTCACCGACGAAGAATTCGGAATCGTGGGCATCGAAGCCGGCAACTTGAGCGAGGTTCCGATTTACCTCGACGACACTCCGGCGCTGACCGAATTGCAACTGCGTTCAAAGGCCCGCCGCCTGAAGCTGGACCATCACATTGGTCTGGTGATCATCGACTACCTGCAGTTGATGCGCCCGCACCGCGAACAGGAAAACCGGGTCCAGCAGATCTCGCAGATTACCCGGGCTTTGAAGCAGCTGGCGCGCGAGCTGGACGTGCCGGTCATCGCCGGGGCGCAGCTTTCACGCGCGATCGAGATGCGAACCCAGCAGCGCCCGCGGCTGTCCGACCTGCGCGAAAGCGGATCGATCGAACAGGACTCGGACGTCGTCATATTCCTTTATCCGGAAGGCGGCGACCTTCCGCACAGCGGCCCGGTTGAGCTGACCATCGAGGTCGCCAAGCACCGCCACGGCCAGACTGGGATCGTGGATGCGATCTTCGTGCGCGAATTCGGCCACTTCCTGGCTCGCGAACCGGCCCCGCAGTACTAG
- the rplI gene encoding 50S ribosomal protein L9 has product MKVILLTDVPNLGRVGEITEVAPGFARNHLIPKQLARPATPGVLRDQRTQHAIASHRAQQEMVKAQEMASKLQGASVIIPARVGSEGRIHGRITNQQVAEALNEQIGIEIDRHRITIHDPIRSLGIYTLPVRVVAGLEASITVEVMDLDELAAEAEALAREQLKQQQAAASE; this is encoded by the coding sequence ATGAAAGTGATACTCCTAACCGACGTGCCGAACCTTGGCCGGGTCGGCGAAATCACGGAGGTTGCGCCCGGGTTCGCCCGCAACCACCTGATCCCCAAGCAACTGGCCCGCCCGGCGACCCCGGGGGTGTTGCGAGACCAGCGCACCCAGCATGCGATCGCCAGCCACCGCGCCCAGCAGGAGATGGTGAAGGCCCAGGAAATGGCCTCCAAGCTGCAGGGCGCGTCGGTGATCATTCCGGCCCGGGTCGGCTCTGAAGGCCGCATCCACGGCCGGATTACCAATCAGCAGGTGGCTGAGGCGCTCAACGAACAGATCGGTATTGAAATCGACCGCCACCGGATCACGATCCACGACCCGATCCGATCGCTGGGGATTTACACGCTTCCGGTCCGGGTTGTCGCGGGGCTGGAGGCGTCGATAACCGTCGAGGTGATGGACCTTGACGAGCTGGCCGCCGAGGCCGAGGCCCTGGCCCGCGAGCAGCTCAAGCAGCAACAGGCGGCGGCGAGCGAGTGA